From a single Bryobacter aggregatus MPL3 genomic region:
- a CDS encoding NAD(P)H-binding protein yields the protein MSKNLIYAVSGASGNTGRLVAEQLLRAGKHVRALGRNRERLAGLVQLGAEAAICDLTNPSQLEEAFAGVEAVYAMEPPDLQSDDYRAYQDQMVAAMAGAIEAQRVPFAVTLSSLGAEQAGGTGMIQGQHVLESVFNRIAGLQVLHLRAGYFMENTIAQVHLYKKLGVTGGPVAADVKLPMIATRDIATEAARELLALEFRGSSVRELQGQRDLSMAEAMQIFGQAIGVPNLAYHRWSDAQVKPALLQMGMSENVAGLILELAAAYSSGLVRALEPRSPRNTTTTSYEEFVTEVMLPLYRKS from the coding sequence ATGAGCAAAAACTTGATCTATGCCGTGAGTGGTGCGAGCGGAAACACCGGTCGGTTGGTGGCGGAACAATTACTGCGCGCTGGAAAACACGTGCGGGCCTTGGGCAGGAATCGCGAACGGCTTGCAGGACTGGTGCAGCTTGGCGCCGAAGCCGCGATTTGTGATCTTACAAACCCTTCGCAATTGGAAGAGGCGTTTGCGGGAGTGGAGGCAGTCTATGCGATGGAGCCACCGGATCTTCAGTCTGACGATTACCGGGCGTATCAGGATCAGATGGTCGCAGCCATGGCTGGAGCAATCGAGGCGCAGCGAGTTCCATTTGCGGTGACCCTCAGCAGCTTGGGCGCCGAGCAAGCGGGCGGCACCGGCATGATCCAGGGGCAACATGTTCTCGAGAGCGTCTTCAACCGGATTGCCGGATTGCAGGTGCTGCATCTGCGAGCGGGATACTTCATGGAGAATACGATCGCGCAAGTGCATCTGTACAAGAAGCTCGGCGTGACAGGGGGTCCGGTGGCTGCGGATGTGAAGTTGCCCATGATTGCGACACGCGACATTGCAACCGAAGCCGCACGGGAATTGCTGGCGTTGGAATTTCGAGGCTCCAGCGTTCGCGAGTTGCAAGGCCAACGGGATCTGAGTATGGCGGAAGCGATGCAGATCTTTGGGCAGGCCATTGGCGTGCCGAATCTTGCCTATCATCGCTGGAGCGATGCGCAAGTGAAGCCTGCGCTGTTGCAGATGGGAATGTCAGAGAATGTGGCGGGGCTGATTTTGGAACTGGCGGCAGCCTATAGCAGTGGACTGGTGCGGGCCTTGGAGCCGCGATCCCCCAGAAACACGACAACGACGTCCTATGAAGAATTTGTCACTGAGGTGATGCTGCCACTCTACCGGAAGTCATGA
- a CDS encoding transglycosylase SLT domain-containing protein, whose product MKYSLLLVAVALSAQTLEPIAKEFRERPTPPTRAKLEQFLIKHPKDQEGALARLLLYNGDPGPASLEKLRAARSYLKEISDYVDWMIASTEFTARDFKSALEDAERVLEVHESPLAPRAALLALKSARELGEKDKLASLLKKHQKLLSPSQIAFYSSLNAKPEESRRLLAQVLSQSPKSAEASEAVKLLPLSDLSPAERLDRAYKLLDQSDPTAARAELVALLPKLTGPALDLAKVRIGVCDYRLRRDTAQATLQATQVADGEADAERLFYTLLAARRAKSYDAMGSSMEQLNKKYPKSSFRLEALANAAGQFWVMGQNAKSMPLYEACSLDFAARPEARECDWKLAVQSYILRRPDAEARLGNYLAADPTGDHNSAALYFLGRAAEARKDKPAAKTYYQRAIDLFPNHFYAELCRERIAQAGLGTQALSPTVEAQLRDISFPVPQNQLSFDANSNTRRRIARAELLARGALYDYAELELRNDARLHNQAHLLAMAAAQMATRRGAPDQGIRYMKSIFPAYLSLPLNATTLPLWKLAYPLPYKDPLLTYSYKNDLDPYLLAGLIRQESEFSAKVLSRANAHGLTQIMPATGRDLARRLGIKGFSNKMLLDPTVNLQMGSLYLKSLVTSLNGSLEQALASYNAGKGRVTEWLGRGEYSDPAEFIESIPFTETRGYVQSVIRNAGVYRRLYATPSPGLPSENGDSNGTQRRPAK is encoded by the coding sequence ATGAAGTATTCGCTACTCCTCGTTGCAGTTGCACTCAGCGCACAAACTCTCGAACCGATCGCTAAGGAATTCCGGGAGCGTCCTACGCCTCCCACTCGCGCCAAACTGGAGCAATTCCTCATCAAACATCCGAAGGATCAGGAGGGCGCCTTGGCGCGCCTCCTGCTCTACAATGGCGATCCTGGTCCTGCCTCGCTCGAGAAGCTGCGCGCCGCGCGAAGCTATCTGAAGGAGATCTCGGATTACGTCGATTGGATGATCGCCTCGACGGAATTCACGGCCCGTGACTTCAAATCCGCTCTCGAAGACGCAGAGCGTGTCTTGGAAGTCCACGAGTCGCCGCTGGCCCCGCGCGCCGCCCTGCTCGCGCTGAAGAGTGCCCGGGAGCTTGGCGAGAAGGACAAGCTCGCCAGTCTGCTCAAGAAGCACCAGAAGCTCCTGTCTCCATCGCAGATCGCCTTCTATTCGTCGCTGAACGCAAAGCCGGAAGAATCGCGGCGTCTGCTGGCGCAGGTCCTGTCACAGTCTCCGAAATCTGCCGAGGCCTCCGAAGCTGTCAAATTGCTGCCGCTTAGCGACCTAAGCCCTGCCGAGCGCCTCGATCGCGCCTACAAGCTGCTGGATCAAAGCGATCCCACCGCGGCGCGCGCCGAACTGGTCGCGCTGCTCCCCAAGCTCACCGGACCGGCGCTCGATCTGGCCAAGGTTCGCATCGGCGTCTGTGATTACCGGCTCCGTCGCGACACCGCGCAAGCCACGCTCCAGGCAACCCAGGTAGCTGACGGCGAAGCCGACGCGGAACGCCTCTTCTACACGCTCCTCGCGGCACGCCGTGCGAAGTCCTACGACGCGATGGGCAGCTCGATGGAGCAGCTCAATAAGAAATATCCCAAGTCCAGCTTCCGTCTCGAAGCGCTGGCCAACGCGGCGGGCCAATTCTGGGTCATGGGCCAAAACGCAAAGAGCATGCCGCTTTATGAGGCTTGCTCGCTCGACTTCGCCGCCCGTCCGGAAGCCCGGGAATGTGACTGGAAGCTTGCCGTCCAGAGCTACATCCTTCGCCGGCCCGATGCCGAAGCTCGTCTCGGCAACTATCTCGCCGCAGATCCCACAGGGGACCACAACTCGGCTGCTCTCTACTTCCTGGGCCGCGCCGCCGAGGCGCGCAAGGACAAGCCTGCCGCCAAGACCTACTACCAGCGCGCGATCGACCTCTTCCCGAATCATTTCTACGCCGAACTCTGCCGCGAGCGCATCGCCCAGGCGGGCCTCGGCACGCAGGCGCTCAGCCCCACGGTGGAGGCGCAGCTCCGCGACATCAGCTTTCCCGTCCCACAGAACCAGCTCAGTTTTGATGCGAATTCCAATACCCGCCGCCGCATCGCCCGCGCCGAATTGCTGGCCCGCGGAGCGCTTTACGATTACGCCGAACTGGAGTTGAGAAACGACGCACGTTTGCACAACCAGGCGCATCTCCTGGCCATGGCGGCGGCCCAGATGGCCACGCGCCGCGGCGCTCCGGACCAGGGCATCCGCTACATGAAGAGCATCTTCCCGGCCTATCTCAGCCTGCCGCTCAACGCGACCACGCTGCCGCTCTGGAAACTGGCTTATCCGCTGCCTTACAAGGATCCGCTCCTCACCTATTCGTATAAGAACGACCTCGATCCGTATCTGCTCGCCGGGCTCATCCGGCAGGAAAGCGAGTTCAGCGCCAAGGTTCTTTCTCGCGCCAATGCGCACGGCCTTACGCAGATCATGCCCGCTACGGGCCGGGATCTCGCCCGCCGTCTCGGCATCAAGGGCTTCAGCAACAAGATGCTCCTCGATCCCACGGTGAACCTGCAGATGGGCAGCCTCTATCTGAAGAGCCTTGTCACCAGCCTCAACGGTAGTCTCGAACAGGCCCTCGCCAGCTACAACGCAGGCAAGGGGCGTGTCACCGAATGGCTCGGCCGTGGCGAGTATAGCGACCCCGCCGAGTTCATCGAATCGATTCCCTTCACGGAGACGCGCGGTTATGTCCAGAGCGTCATCCGCAATGCGGGTGTCTACCGCCGTCTTTACGCGACTCCTTCGCCCGGTTTACCATCGGAAAATGGTGATTCCAACGGTACGCAGCGGCGTCCAGCAAAGTAG
- a CDS encoding pyridoxal phosphate-dependent aminotransferase produces the protein MVIPTVRSGVQQSSNIDRRPRFASQRTGHFVESVIREMSRLAIQHGAVNLAQGFPDFPAPASIKQAAIEAIDADINQYSVTWGAKPLRDAIARKYQDSYQLPINPDREITVTCGATEAMIATLLATTNPGDEVIVFEPFYENYFPDTQLCGATRKLVTLHAPDWSFDPDELRRAFSAKTKAIILNTPNNPTGRVFTLEELTTIAELCQEFDTLAITDEIYEHILYDGLQHIPLLSLPGMRERTVLINSMSKTYSVTGWRVGWTIAAPDLTESIRKVHDFLTVGAASPLQQAGVHALASSNEYYAELSTHYGERRDLILDILSSAGFKPLKPQGAYYVMAEIKDFRFENDRAFARHLVEKVGVSCVPGSSFFETPGVGDQWVRFCFCKKIETLEAARERLQKWVA, from the coding sequence ATGGTGATTCCAACGGTACGCAGCGGCGTCCAGCAAAGTAGCAACATCGATCGGCGTCCGCGCTTTGCCTCCCAGCGCACCGGCCACTTCGTCGAAAGCGTGATCCGCGAGATGTCCCGCCTGGCCATCCAGCATGGCGCGGTCAATCTCGCGCAGGGCTTTCCGGACTTCCCCGCGCCCGCCAGCATCAAGCAGGCGGCCATCGAAGCCATCGACGCGGACATCAATCAATATTCGGTCACCTGGGGCGCCAAGCCCCTGCGGGACGCGATCGCCAGAAAGTACCAGGACAGCTACCAGCTCCCAATCAATCCTGATCGCGAGATCACTGTCACCTGCGGCGCCACCGAAGCAATGATCGCTACGCTTCTCGCTACCACCAACCCCGGCGACGAAGTCATTGTCTTTGAGCCCTTCTACGAAAACTATTTTCCCGATACCCAACTCTGCGGCGCCACCCGCAAGCTGGTCACGCTGCACGCCCCGGACTGGAGCTTCGATCCGGACGAGCTGCGCCGTGCCTTCTCCGCCAAGACCAAAGCGATCATCCTCAACACGCCAAACAACCCCACCGGCCGCGTGTTTACTCTCGAAGAACTCACCACCATCGCCGAATTGTGCCAGGAATTCGATACCCTTGCCATCACCGACGAGATCTACGAACACATCCTCTACGACGGCCTGCAGCACATCCCCCTCCTGAGTCTTCCTGGAATGCGGGAGCGCACCGTGCTCATCAACTCGATGTCCAAGACCTATTCCGTCACAGGTTGGCGTGTCGGCTGGACCATCGCTGCGCCGGATCTGACGGAATCCATCCGCAAGGTGCACGACTTCCTCACCGTCGGCGCGGCTTCACCCCTGCAGCAAGCCGGGGTCCACGCACTTGCCTCCAGCAACGAATATTACGCCGAGCTCTCGACGCACTACGGCGAGCGCCGCGACCTCATTCTCGACATCCTTTCCTCGGCCGGCTTCAAGCCTCTCAAGCCCCAGGGTGCCTATTACGTCATGGCGGAAATCAAAGACTTCCGCTTTGAGAACGATCGCGCCTTCGCCCGTCATCTCGTCGAAAAGGTGGGAGTCTCCTGTGTTCCGGGCTCCAGCTTCTTTGAAACGCCTGGCGTCGGCGACCAGTGGGTTCGCTTCTGCTTCTGTAAGAAAATCGAAACGCTCGAAGCGGCTCGCGAGCGCCTGCAGAAGTGGGTGGCTTAG
- a CDS encoding TetR/AcrR family transcriptional regulator — protein sequence MKKHGYHHGDLRAALVTAAIRLVAEKGPRGFTAQDAAKLAGVVPSALYRHFADKEALLAAAAEEGFDQLRESIGKTKSLEELGLAYLQFAVQQRGHFEIMFLAGIEPSAFPTLGRSATAAFDAFAEAVRSASQAGVDLEIRLAGLWSLFHGFSLLAHGGDLGRVGFRRSPEELLQAAIRRFLATE from the coding sequence ATGAAGAAGCACGGCTATCATCATGGAGATCTGCGAGCCGCACTAGTGACGGCGGCCATCCGGCTAGTGGCAGAGAAGGGTCCGCGAGGATTTACAGCGCAAGACGCGGCCAAGCTCGCCGGAGTTGTTCCCTCTGCGCTCTATCGTCATTTCGCCGACAAGGAGGCGCTGCTGGCCGCAGCGGCGGAAGAGGGCTTCGACCAACTGCGCGAGAGCATTGGCAAAACGAAATCGCTAGAGGAACTGGGATTGGCCTATCTCCAATTCGCCGTGCAGCAGCGAGGACACTTCGAGATCATGTTTCTCGCCGGGATCGAGCCGTCTGCATTCCCTACCCTTGGGCGGAGCGCGACAGCAGCATTCGACGCCTTTGCAGAAGCGGTACGGTCCGCGAGCCAGGCGGGCGTCGATCTTGAAATCAGGCTGGCTGGCCTCTGGAGCTTGTTCCATGGCTTCAGCCTCCTCGCCCATGGAGGAGATCTGGGGCGCGTGGGTTTCCGGCGCTCTCCAGAAGAGTTGCTACAGGCTGCGATTCGCCGTTTTCTCGCAACAGAGTGA
- a CDS encoding peptidylprolyl isomerase: MLRLSFLFCCALFTVLGQTTSGPTVRFETNLGNIDVLLLPGSAPKTVENFLAYMKKGAYNNSVFHRSVPGFIVQGGGFQATLPGLPAIAQSAAVVNEFKESNIRGTIAMAKLGDDPNSATNQWFFNLANNAANLNGQNGGFTVFGRVVDNASLSVMDKIAAINVPSPGPLASPFDQIPLIAYSGGTVQQSNLVIVTKISEIPTQPAPSISDGGVVSATAFGAYSSAAPGSFLEIYGSNLAGEVTRGWSSDDFTNNTAPTSLEGVSVTVGGQRAFVTYVSPTQVNVQVPATVSVGIGLPVVVTYKTQQSAQVFIDMKLLNGGLLAPASYIIGGKQFVYAAHADGNPVNAASPAKPGETIIFYGTGFGSMSPFNIPIAGQIATALGTLQYKTLWKIGGADASVSFQGVTPGFVGLYQFNVTVPPDANTGDLSLEVTQNNKALPQTLLLPVRR, from the coding sequence ATGCTTCGTCTTTCTTTCCTCTTCTGCTGTGCCCTTTTCACCGTTTTGGGCCAAACCACATCTGGACCCACGGTCCGCTTTGAAACGAATCTGGGCAACATCGATGTGTTGCTGCTCCCAGGTTCTGCCCCAAAAACCGTAGAGAACTTCCTGGCCTATATGAAAAAGGGCGCTTACAACAACAGCGTTTTCCACCGCTCCGTTCCCGGTTTCATCGTTCAGGGTGGCGGCTTCCAGGCGACCCTGCCGGGGCTTCCCGCGATTGCCCAATCGGCAGCGGTGGTCAACGAGTTCAAAGAGTCCAATATCCGTGGCACCATCGCGATGGCAAAGCTGGGTGACGATCCAAACAGTGCCACCAACCAATGGTTTTTCAATCTTGCCAACAATGCGGCCAATTTGAATGGACAGAATGGCGGCTTCACCGTCTTTGGCCGCGTCGTCGACAATGCGAGCCTTTCTGTGATGGATAAGATTGCCGCGATCAATGTTCCCAGTCCCGGCCCCCTGGCCTCGCCCTTCGATCAGATTCCCCTCATCGCCTATTCCGGCGGCACAGTCCAGCAGTCCAATCTGGTCATTGTGACGAAGATCTCGGAGATCCCCACGCAGCCTGCGCCCTCCATCAGTGACGGTGGCGTTGTCTCGGCCACCGCCTTTGGCGCATACAGTTCTGCTGCCCCCGGATCCTTCCTGGAGATCTATGGCTCGAACCTTGCTGGCGAGGTGACGCGAGGTTGGAGTTCCGATGACTTTACCAACAACACCGCCCCCACCTCGCTCGAAGGGGTGAGCGTTACCGTTGGTGGCCAGCGCGCCTTTGTCACCTATGTCAGCCCGACACAGGTCAACGTGCAAGTGCCTGCCACTGTTTCTGTCGGCATCGGTCTTCCGGTCGTTGTGACCTATAAGACGCAGCAAAGCGCTCAGGTCTTCATCGATATGAAGCTGCTCAACGGTGGTCTGCTCGCTCCGGCCAGCTACATCATTGGGGGCAAGCAGTTTGTCTATGCAGCCCATGCAGATGGCAATCCGGTCAATGCCGCTTCTCCTGCCAAGCCCGGCGAAACGATCATCTTCTATGGCACTGGCTTCGGCAGCATGTCGCCCTTCAACATTCCGATTGCCGGCCAGATTGCCACCGCCTTAGGCACCCTGCAATACAAAACGCTCTGGAAGATCGGTGGCGCGGATGCAAGCGTCAGCTTCCAAGGTGTCACGCCGGGCTTCGTCGGGCTCTACCAGTTCAATGTGACGGTTCCGCCGGATGCGAACACAGGCGACCTCAGCCTCGAGGTCACTCAAAACAACAAGGCTCTCCCGCAGACCTTGTTGCTTCCGGTCCGACGCTAA